One region of bacterium genomic DNA includes:
- a CDS encoding 30S ribosomal protein THX: protein MGRGDLRSKKGKTKRGSYGKSRPKPAKVRAEKAKKASE, encoded by the coding sequence GTGGGTAGAGGTGATCTGAGATCGAAAAAGGGAAAAACGAAGCGCGGCAGTTATGGTAAATCTCGTCCAAAGCCGGCAAAGGTCAGAGCAGAGAAAGCAAAAAAAGCTTCTGAATAA
- the apaG gene encoding Co2+/Mg2+ efflux protein ApaG — protein MKDVRTEKTGVEKREQEDAIQQKQDIKGQALRDDESYEEDNYDEHIGEDDDSLAPEIIISVSTDFLPDQSETTKALFAFSYTIRIVNEGKVTAQLLNRHWRVFSGGRQIADVKGEGVVGEQPILQPGEAFEYESGTLIHDPIGAMDGTFTFVDEFGVFFDVNIPEFSLIHLDDLTVH, from the coding sequence ATGAAAGATGTAAGAACGGAGAAAACAGGCGTCGAGAAGCGAGAGCAGGAGGATGCCATCCAACAGAAACAGGATATCAAAGGGCAGGCTCTCCGTGATGATGAGAGCTATGAAGAAGACAATTACGATGAGCATATCGGAGAAGATGATGACTCATTGGCACCTGAAATCATCATCTCTGTCAGCACAGACTTTTTACCGGACCAGAGTGAGACAACAAAAGCACTCTTTGCATTCTCTTACACAATCCGAATCGTCAATGAAGGAAAAGTAACCGCTCAGCTTTTGAATCGTCACTGGAGAGTCTTTTCTGGTGGACGCCAGATTGCTGATGTCAAAGGCGAGGGGGTAGTTGGAGAACAGCCGATCCTTCAACCAGGTGAAGCTTTTGAGTATGAAAGTGGCACGTTGATCCACGATCCAATTGGTGCGATGGATGGAACATTCACATTCGTTGACGAATTCGGTGTTTTCTTTGACGTCAACATACCAGAATTTTCCTTGATACATTTAGATGATCTGACAGTACATTAG
- a CDS encoding peptide chain release factor-like protein: MRKYPVTLEKERELLERMLKLGIFEDDIDESFIRGSGSGGQKINKTSNCARLYHAPSGIEVRCQTSRSLAMNRFLARRMLCEKFEEQSEGEKSKKEREREKIRRQKRKRSKRAKEKILAEKRVQSDKKSGRKKIKMDSDDTD, encoded by the coding sequence ATGAGAAAATATCCGGTCACATTAGAGAAAGAACGCGAGCTACTTGAGCGTATGCTCAAACTCGGAATATTCGAGGATGACATAGACGAATCATTTATCCGTGGGAGTGGCAGCGGAGGGCAAAAAATTAATAAAACTTCCAATTGTGCTCGCCTTTATCATGCTCCGTCTGGAATTGAGGTGCGCTGCCAAACCTCGCGATCCCTTGCAATGAACCGCTTTTTGGCAAGAAGAATGCTCTGCGAAAAATTTGAAGAACAGAGTGAAGGCGAGAAGAGTAAAAAAGAAAGGGAAAGAGAGAAGATTCGAAGACAAAAACGAAAACGCTCTAAACGAGCAAAGGAAAAGATATTAGCGGAGAAGCGTGTGCAATCTGATAAAAAGTCGGGGCGAAAGAAAATTAAGATGGACTCAGATGATACAGATTAA
- a CDS encoding FHA domain-containing protein, which yields MAREKVAVALVTQSNGMQERIILCDQDEIRLGRDKGNEFVISEPGVSRVHASLSASRSGVVITDFESLNGTFVNGVRIHGMRDVSSSEEIQIGKVRIVIELASDYEPEEIRSTRARAMTAQMRPIAVSVLVFEISVNDKHEGDSERETTLKDTIEEFDGIIDRQIGEKTVALWMGGDGKNQSLRAIRAFQRIYEKLEVKSGRDLVLRGVISSGTGLQATTGANASGGEMNLIGDPLNIAFALFGCLDMAGETLLFDGRTAEQIQDSVSVCSVEGVSTDTEQLFRLADF from the coding sequence ATGGCAAGAGAAAAGGTAGCAGTTGCATTGGTTACCCAATCGAATGGGATGCAAGAGCGAATCATTCTTTGTGATCAGGATGAGATTCGTCTTGGGCGAGATAAAGGGAATGAATTCGTCATCTCAGAGCCTGGAGTATCGCGGGTTCATGCTTCCTTGAGTGCCTCAAGAAGTGGTGTTGTGATTACGGATTTTGAGAGTCTGAATGGGACTTTTGTTAATGGTGTACGCATACACGGGATGCGTGATGTGAGTTCTTCTGAAGAAATTCAAATAGGGAAAGTTCGAATAGTAATTGAACTTGCATCGGACTATGAACCTGAGGAAATTCGTTCCACTCGTGCAAGAGCCATGACAGCTCAAATGAGACCCATAGCAGTATCTGTCCTCGTATTTGAAATATCAGTGAACGATAAGCATGAGGGAGATTCTGAGAGAGAGACCACGCTAAAGGATACTATTGAAGAATTTGACGGAATAATCGATCGTCAGATCGGAGAGAAGACTGTGGCGCTTTGGATGGGTGGAGATGGCAAAAATCAGTCCCTTCGAGCAATCAGGGCATTTCAGCGTATCTATGAGAAGCTCGAGGTGAAATCGGGCAGAGACCTCGTGCTTCGAGGAGTGATTTCATCAGGGACAGGTCTTCAGGCGACCACTGGAGCGAACGCATCTGGCGGTGAAATGAATTTAATTGGCGACCCGCTGAACATAGCGTTTGCATTATTTGGCTGTCTCGATATGGCTGGCGAGACCCTCTTATTTGATGGAAGAACAGCGGAGCAAATTCAAGACTCCGTATCAGTATGTTCGGTGGAGGGGGTTAGCACCGATACAGAGCAATTATTTCGCCTTGCTGACTTTTAA
- a CDS encoding response regulator, which produces MAKEKILVVEDEDDLRELIRYNLEQEGFTVIATDSGEEALTLVATNPPELVCLDLMLPGMNGLDVCRTLKGNSSLSSIPVLIISAKGEETDIVTGLELGADDYITKPFSPKVLIARARAILRRRGSAPTPQSNSDEQSVLVHGLKIDARKHEVHLHEKRLMLTGTEFRILHFLSQNPGWVFTRQQLVENLHGDNYPVTERSIDVQIAGLRKKLGPSSDYIETVRGIGYRLKE; this is translated from the coding sequence ATGGCAAAAGAAAAGATTTTAGTGGTCGAAGATGAAGATGATCTGAGAGAGCTCATCAGATACAACCTCGAGCAAGAAGGGTTTACGGTTATCGCAACCGACTCTGGCGAAGAAGCCCTAACTCTTGTGGCCACGAATCCGCCAGAGCTTGTCTGTCTCGATCTGATGTTGCCCGGAATGAATGGTCTTGATGTATGTCGCACATTGAAAGGAAATAGTTCTCTATCCTCTATTCCGGTCTTGATCATCAGCGCAAAGGGTGAAGAGACAGACATCGTCACTGGACTTGAGTTGGGAGCTGATGACTACATCACGAAACCCTTCAGCCCCAAAGTGCTCATCGCTCGAGCTCGAGCTATTCTCCGACGGAGAGGGTCAGCACCAACTCCGCAATCGAACTCTGACGAGCAATCTGTTCTCGTTCACGGCTTAAAGATTGACGCTCGAAAGCATGAGGTACACTTACATGAAAAGCGACTCATGCTCACGGGCACCGAATTCCGAATCCTGCACTTTTTATCACAGAATCCTGGCTGGGTGTTCACTCGCCAACAACTCGTTGAGAACTTACATGGCGATAATTATCCTGTAACAGAGCGATCAATCGATGTGCAAATAGCTGGGCTCAGAAAAAAGTTAGGGCCATCCTCTGATTATATCGAAACAGTGCGAGGGATAGGTTATCGGCTTAAGGAGTAA